From a single Bacillus sp. BGMRC 2118 genomic region:
- a CDS encoding transposase, translating into MYVIIKLFHIDRGSEFKNKLIDDALATFNIQRSLSIKGYPCDNAVAEAPFNIIKTAFIKGCHFDSLQKLENQLQQYVNWSLVVNIIDCNLLHSMYTHVLLLQLHLMNL; encoded by the coding sequence ATTTACGTAATTATTAAGCTGTTCCATATAGATCGAGGAAGTGAGTTTAAGAACAAACTCATTGACGATGCATTAGCGACATTTAACATCCAGCGTTCATTAAGCATAAAAGGATACCCTTGTGATAATGCAGTAGCCGAAGCTCCGTTTAATATCATTAAAACAGCGTTCATTAAGGGTTGTCATTTTGATAGTCTTCAAAAATTAGAGAACCAACTTCAACAGTATGTCAATTGGTCACTGGTGGTAAATATCATTGACTGTAATTTATTACACTCAATGTATACTCATGTACTGTTATTACAACTACACCTAATGAACTTGTAA
- a CDS encoding IS3 family transposase, producing MKVNVFKNNLHKYLISAMCKVLQIPRSTYYYETAERPAEDDITSNIIEIFHESFQNYGTRKIKKELVKRGKIVSRRRIGRIQWNRRMSWIVSLHKMNKGSTYVYLLIFLIVKSLDIESVVIKMLY from the coding sequence ATGAAAGTAAATGTGTTCAAGAATAACCTGCACAAATACTTGATATCCGCAATGTGCAAAGTCCTACAAATCCCAAGAAGCACTTATTATTATGAGACAGCAGAACGTCCTGCCGAAGATGACATCACTTCAAATATTATTGAAATTTTTCACGAGAGTTTTCAGAACTATGGGACTCGTAAAATAAAAAAGGAACTAGTTAAGCGTGGAAAGATTGTTTCAAGACGTAGAATCGGACGGATCCAGTGGAACAGAAGAATGAGCTGGATCGTCAGTTTACACAAGATGAACAAGGGCAGTACATATGTGTATTTATTAATCTTTTTAATCGTGAAATCATTGGATATAGAATCGGTCGTCATAAAAATGCTTTATTAG
- a CDS encoding ABC transporter ATP-binding protein has translation MIISVRNIHKSFGKINILKGVSFYIEVPQIVGLVGPNGSGKSTLLNIITNLLDSDKGEVTILNRSSKDPNIFKEVAFMQDNSVLYEYLTGYDHLQFIGDIHGIDQSAISSVAKRVGMESYLNKKVDKYSLGMKQHLLLAMALLIQPKLLIMDEPLNGLDPTSAIRVRKILVEEYKKGTTILLSSHNLSELDKVASKIIFLNRGEIIEEDFSQYEKIYYDLYVSDPVLVNKILKEEILCVNVEVFDNKIRLYNNSKSPIKNVLNILLLNDIELLDIEKKVFGTEDRYRKIFVKSGE, from the coding sequence ATGATTATATCTGTAAGAAATATACATAAATCCTTCGGTAAAATAAATATACTAAAAGGTGTTTCTTTTTACATTGAAGTACCGCAAATAGTGGGTTTAGTTGGGCCTAATGGTTCAGGAAAGTCTACCTTACTCAACATAATAACGAACCTGTTAGATTCGGATAAGGGAGAAGTTACAATACTAAATAGAAGTAGTAAAGACCCAAACATATTTAAAGAAGTTGCTTTTATGCAAGACAATTCTGTACTTTATGAATACTTAACCGGGTACGATCATCTTCAATTCATTGGGGACATTCATGGTATAGACCAATCTGCAATTAGTTCTGTTGCTAAACGAGTAGGAATGGAATCCTATTTAAATAAGAAGGTAGATAAGTATTCACTTGGAATGAAGCAACATTTGTTATTAGCGATGGCATTATTAATTCAGCCCAAATTATTAATTATGGATGAACCATTAAACGGTTTAGATCCAACCAGTGCTATTAGAGTGCGTAAAATTTTAGTTGAGGAGTATAAAAAAGGAACAACTATCTTACTTAGCTCCCATAACCTGTCTGAATTGGACAAAGTAGCTTCAAAAATTATATTTTTAAATAGAGGTGAAATAATTGAGGAAGATTTTTCTCAATATGAAAAAATTTATTATGATTTATATGTGAGCGACCCAGTTTTAGTAAATAAAATACTAAAAGAAGAGATATTATGTGTAAATGTAGAAGTGTTTGATAACAAGATTCGCCTATATAATAATAGTAAGTCCCCTATAAAAAATGTTCTCAATATACTTCTTCTAAATGATATTGAATTACTTGATATAGAGAAAAAAGTTTTCGGAACCGAAGATAGGTATCGAAAGATATTTGTCAAAAGTGGGGAATAA
- a CDS encoding ABC transporter permease subunit yields the protein MKLVHFELKKIFKQRKFFWLAIIIFIYVCVIFIQNYIQQDTLAERAREEVLSFEGEINSIQSELQRESISNPSNNLVSKQLEYSKEMKAAIFNWKTSIHNEKWDETPTYRAEFFSNLTEFVESGGEFEFVSALEINKQYDLNLWLLEYGLAFEDENYPISPHLLLKENTSVLLGLAGIIIIILLFGNILTKEYESNTILTIKTQNIAKWKIIFSKYIAINIVTVVFIIIVVIVSIILPLIFGAKLEGLYPQLLVSDETYIIISTIYYILRVILLFISANAIIVSVLFLLSIIFKRTFIAIMTTGFILCIGYINTDMISILQTPLNPFYLLFFNDILLEIPKNKDWIILISAFFWSLSLLFLAIQISDKGKTEIFPIEKKPFSNGKTQRNPSLLWGNIKFELRKISRKGLLVQSLIILLIMIIIISYGFSKEASQKEANYLYTLNKEKDDLENIIIPHFEGVLTELKDNLRGDGESEEIKGSAGKDKIINEIEATIILEKEKLAKLKYAIDSYAKDIYKPMYDYQLFILQFSNGEFESGNVVGDSIRNQIGQFTMDVSIMEKEFLKERDIQPVFPGEYVLNTQLTWKQEQINYTKEEWIEENEKVDSSGLYSLLLYFKKYYYYTLIILLFLLGAGYSDELGKIKTLNFLLTQPNSIRKLYIVKIISASLVTIISMLVLLCIIIFTGTMFDRFGDWQYPILYYDSVKSTNSSGYEGYTPVGWSTGFHFISLGKYLVETILLFVSIMIFVIVLSIFLSIFLKNKFSVFSATILLLILGYNICVTYLSEISHLIPFTYFNTAKVANGELNLILDNSNITTATGCYILIFFTFIMTLFGYIFLTLKSRKKDYIFGE from the coding sequence ATGAAGCTAGTACATTTTGAGCTTAAAAAAATATTTAAACAGAGGAAGTTTTTTTGGTTAGCTATAATTATATTTATATATGTATGCGTTATATTTATTCAAAATTATATTCAACAAGATACTTTGGCTGAACGTGCCAGAGAAGAGGTTTTATCTTTTGAAGGAGAAATAAATTCTATTCAAAGTGAGTTACAAAGAGAAAGTATTTCTAACCCATCAAATAATCTAGTATCTAAACAATTGGAATACTCCAAGGAAATGAAAGCTGCAATCTTTAACTGGAAAACCTCTATACATAATGAAAAATGGGACGAAACTCCAACTTATAGGGCAGAGTTTTTTTCGAATTTAACCGAATTTGTGGAAAGTGGAGGTGAATTTGAATTTGTTAGTGCCTTAGAAATTAATAAACAATATGATTTAAACTTATGGTTATTAGAATATGGATTAGCTTTTGAGGATGAAAATTACCCTATCTCACCACATCTCTTATTAAAGGAAAATACATCTGTCCTATTAGGATTAGCTGGAATTATTATAATTATATTATTATTCGGTAATATTTTAACAAAAGAATATGAGAGCAATACGATTCTTACTATTAAAACACAAAATATTGCTAAATGGAAGATTATATTCTCAAAATATATAGCAATAAATATAGTTACTGTGGTCTTCATAATTATTGTAGTTATCGTTAGTATAATTTTACCACTAATTTTTGGTGCGAAATTGGAAGGGTTATATCCACAATTACTAGTGTCAGATGAAACTTATATAATTATTTCAACAATCTATTACATTTTACGAGTTATATTATTGTTTATAAGTGCTAACGCAATTATAGTAAGTGTTTTATTTTTGTTAAGTATAATCTTTAAAAGAACCTTTATTGCAATAATGACAACAGGTTTTATTCTGTGCATTGGATATATTAATACCGATATGATTTCTATATTACAAACTCCTTTGAATCCATTTTATCTACTCTTTTTTAATGATATTTTACTCGAGATTCCCAAAAATAAGGATTGGATAATTCTGATATCTGCTTTTTTTTGGAGTCTATCGTTATTATTTTTAGCAATTCAAATTTCAGATAAGGGAAAGACTGAAATTTTCCCAATAGAAAAGAAACCATTTAGCAATGGGAAAACTCAGAGGAACCCCTCTCTACTTTGGGGGAACATTAAATTTGAGCTAAGAAAAATTAGTCGAAAAGGTTTATTAGTCCAGTCTCTAATTATTCTGTTAATAATGATAATAATTATCTCTTATGGTTTTTCTAAAGAAGCTAGCCAAAAAGAAGCTAATTATCTATATACATTAAATAAAGAAAAAGATGATTTGGAAAATATTATTATTCCACATTTTGAAGGAGTATTAACAGAATTAAAAGATAACCTAAGGGGTGACGGGGAGTCTGAAGAAATTAAGGGGAGCGCAGGTAAAGACAAAATAATAAATGAAATCGAAGCAACAATAATCCTTGAAAAGGAAAAACTCGCCAAATTAAAATATGCAATTGATAGTTACGCTAAGGACATATATAAACCTATGTATGATTATCAATTATTTATTCTTCAATTCTCTAACGGAGAGTTTGAATCTGGAAATGTAGTAGGGGATTCAATTCGAAATCAAATAGGTCAGTTTACAATGGATGTAAGTATTATGGAAAAAGAATTTTTAAAAGAAAGGGATATCCAACCCGTCTTTCCAGGAGAATATGTCCTCAATACACAACTTACTTGGAAGCAAGAGCAAATCAATTATACTAAGGAAGAATGGATCGAAGAAAATGAGAAGGTTGACAGTAGTGGCCTGTATTCACTCTTACTATATTTCAAGAAATATTATTACTATACTTTAATTATCCTATTATTCTTATTAGGTGCTGGATATTCAGATGAGTTAGGAAAGATAAAAACTTTAAACTTTTTGTTAACTCAACCAAATTCCATAAGAAAATTATATATAGTTAAGATTATTAGCGCTTCTTTAGTGACCATTATTAGTATGTTAGTATTGCTATGTATAATAATTTTTACAGGGACAATGTTTGACCGTTTTGGAGATTGGCAATATCCTATTTTGTATTATGATAGTGTAAAATCTACTAATTCATCTGGTTATGAAGGTTACACACCTGTTGGTTGGTCTACTGGATTCCATTTCATTTCTTTGGGTAAGTATCTTGTAGAGACAATTCTATTGTTTGTTTCTATAATGATATTTGTTATTGTATTATCAATCTTCCTGTCTATATTCTTAAAGAATAAATTTAGCGTATTTTCGGCTACTATATTATTGTTGATTTTAGGTTATAATATTTGTGTAACCTATCTATCTGAAATTTCTCACCTAATTCCATTTACCTATTTTAATACAGCAAAAGTTGCTAATGGGGAATTAAATTTAATATTAGATAACTCAAATATTACAACTGCTACTGGTTGCTATATACTTATATTTTTTACATTTATTATGACTTTATTTGGATATATTTTCTTAACTTTAAAATCGAGAAAAAAAGATTACATATTTGGGGAATAG
- a CDS encoding peptidoglycan-binding protein, translating to MKGDKGASVTALQKRILALGYNLPKYGADGHFGDETEEAVKQFQRDHNINDDGIVGPITSRHLGTTKPKKKVPYPGKVIS from the coding sequence ATTAAAGGTGACAAAGGTGCAAGTGTTACAGCACTTCAAAAGAGAATATTAGCTTTAGGTTATAATCTTCCTAAGTATGGAGCAGACGGTCATTTCGGAGATGAAACAGAAGAAGCTGTGAAACAGTTTCAACGTGATCATAATATTAATGATGACGGAATTGTGGGTCCTATCACTTCAAGGCATTTAGGTACCACAAAGCCTAAAAAGAAGGTTCCTTATCCAGGCAAAGTAATAAGTTAA
- a CDS encoding peptidoglycan-binding protein has translation MRCYKLKVDNTYGPITSAAVGDLQEERRLKADKIVGINTWNEMFN, from the coding sequence ATTAGGTGTTACAAACTAAAGGTTGATAACACTTACGGACCGATCACGTCCGCAGCTGTTGGTGACCTACAGGAAGAGCGCAGACTTAAAGCGGACAAGATTGTTGGAATAAATACTTGGAATGAAATGTTTAATTAA
- a CDS encoding DNRLRE domain-containing protein: MSNGKYARFNSKGHYIEYELLEASGVEKSPIVPNDSIAKFHDSTIVYKNVFPEVDLQNITFNESNKEDLVLHSYQGLHIFKFKLKTDLTAKTQPDGSIQFYNDNDKSVFVLPKPFMTDSNYSESLGETETSHNVQYELVETNDGYTLTVNADPEWLGDSKRKFPVYIDPTTSTLNTGTDTFVMSAYPTTNYGSSSSKWDANQGQYVLKTGYYDSTTGTNYAFLNTDISSVDNMIITGAKLNVHVTHSATSIANGLWLDSVSGGWNPSTVTWNTKPSSTNITYVNVVKDTWAQFDVTSTVKGWVDGTKTNYGFKLHTNGNGQSYWKKIVSSTNSTLKPYISVTYEIPVPETPTGKALSWGNGTGYVEFSWKAVPGASRYNVWIYNGKNYESFDVGNATSWSTANKKIWPTHSEINSGRFDLHQDQLGSELPIDPSPVYRNAGGTYGSRTNYAIRVSAVFPNGKESAMSGGSSVAFVPNIPNLTKPIPSGNSYSNGNETGYVDVKWDTVPNATGYKIWVFNGSYYEALDVGNVTSWSTSNKKIWPTSAEINAGRYKLHLTDNLGSELPLNPSSTYAKAGTKYATATNYWFRVTAYNSQGETVLSDPYTPYLPNLSIPNTPNGQAFRDKEGLETGNVVLEWEPIAGATGYKVAVWNGISYEYFDVGEANYWSTIEKGIWPTPEEVQTGRYKLHHDGLGAELPLSPSSTYSKAGTTYANNDNYYFRIVAYDLNGETIYSQNPLMLTIPDTTPQQDELLDQGIIYKEDITSYEEELNDNGENNAHISAVNDAAEEEITQQGFITFEDYALLQEELAPQMVQTSSTTSTSDGEDIYFTDGSVISEEEALEIEAMALEYYNYFKTNNIDPTTESVDTAVTTQAVTTTQALTVLKNMGLNYTSKQLATRLATLGILAGLDGPLPIGDFIALVAGVTIVSVDAYNYHKNRTAIKNNIGTKEGRRFSSAAARAIEYTYYTRHHVRNGYRHFVAIPRSSDGGGIYVGSPLTVKQANLRALWGQDTFSVHNNYARNVAYAPFGRGLWENAHTSNGRYPNNLPHWHALKINQYGQWVRHKGHHFYANLIDTSWYNW; this comes from the coding sequence ATGTCTAACGGGAAATATGCTAGATTTAACTCAAAGGGACATTATATAGAATATGAACTTTTGGAAGCATCTGGCGTAGAGAAAAGTCCAATAGTACCAAACGATTCAATTGCCAAATTTCACGACAGCACAATTGTATATAAAAATGTATTTCCTGAAGTAGATCTTCAAAATATTACTTTTAATGAAAGTAATAAAGAAGATTTAGTATTACATTCTTACCAAGGGCTTCATATTTTTAAGTTTAAATTAAAAACTGATCTTACAGCAAAAACACAACCAGATGGTTCGATTCAATTTTATAATGATAATGACAAAAGTGTTTTTGTCCTACCAAAACCATTTATGACTGATTCAAACTACAGTGAATCACTCGGTGAAACAGAGACATCACACAATGTTCAATATGAACTTGTAGAAACAAATGATGGATATACACTAACTGTTAATGCAGATCCAGAATGGTTAGGAGATAGTAAAAGGAAATTCCCAGTTTATATTGATCCAACTACATCGACTCTAAATACTGGCACTGATACGTTTGTAATGAGTGCTTATCCCACAACTAACTATGGTTCATCTTCTAGTAAATGGGATGCTAATCAAGGTCAGTATGTATTAAAGACAGGATATTATGATTCAACTACAGGAACAAATTATGCCTTTTTAAATACAGACATTAGTTCAGTTGATAACATGATTATCACTGGTGCAAAACTTAATGTACATGTTACCCATTCAGCCACTAGTATAGCAAATGGTTTATGGTTAGACTCTGTGAGTGGTGGATGGAATCCTTCTACTGTAACTTGGAATACAAAGCCTTCTTCAACCAATATTACTTATGTTAACGTTGTTAAGGATACCTGGGCTCAATTTGATGTTACATCAACAGTAAAAGGTTGGGTTGATGGAACAAAAACAAACTATGGGTTCAAACTCCATACAAACGGTAATGGACAATCATATTGGAAGAAGATAGTGTCATCAACTAATAGTACATTAAAACCTTATATTTCAGTGACATATGAGATACCAGTACCAGAGACTCCCACGGGGAAAGCTCTAAGTTGGGGGAATGGGACTGGATATGTTGAATTCTCATGGAAGGCAGTCCCTGGAGCTTCAAGGTATAATGTGTGGATTTATAATGGGAAAAATTATGAATCTTTCGATGTTGGAAATGCTACATCTTGGTCTACAGCAAATAAAAAAATCTGGCCAACACATTCTGAAATAAACAGTGGTAGATTTGATCTACACCAAGATCAATTAGGAAGTGAACTTCCTATTGATCCATCTCCAGTTTATCGAAATGCAGGAGGTACCTATGGATCTAGAACGAATTACGCTATTAGGGTAAGTGCAGTTTTTCCAAATGGGAAGGAAAGCGCAATGTCAGGTGGATCATCTGTAGCGTTTGTACCTAATATCCCAAATTTAACAAAACCGATTCCAAGTGGAAATAGCTACTCAAATGGCAATGAAACAGGATATGTTGATGTGAAATGGGATACAGTACCTAACGCAACAGGATATAAGATTTGGGTATTTAATGGATCGTATTACGAAGCTCTTGATGTAGGAAATGTTACTTCTTGGTCAACTTCCAATAAGAAAATTTGGCCTACTTCAGCAGAAATCAATGCAGGAAGATATAAGTTGCATTTAACGGATAATTTAGGATCTGAATTGCCGTTAAATCCATCAAGTACTTATGCAAAAGCAGGAACTAAATATGCAACTGCAACAAACTATTGGTTTAGAGTAACCGCTTATAATTCTCAAGGAGAAACAGTACTATCTGACCCATATACTCCTTATTTGCCCAATTTATCTATACCGAATACTCCAAATGGACAAGCTTTCCGGGATAAGGAGGGTTTAGAGACAGGGAATGTTGTATTAGAATGGGAACCAATAGCAGGTGCTACTGGATACAAAGTTGCAGTCTGGAACGGAATTTCATATGAATACTTTGACGTTGGTGAAGCTAATTATTGGTCTACCATAGAAAAAGGTATTTGGCCGACTCCTGAGGAGGTTCAAACTGGAAGGTATAAATTACACCATGATGGTCTTGGTGCTGAGCTACCTTTATCTCCGTCATCAACTTATTCTAAAGCAGGAACTACTTATGCTAATAATGATAACTATTATTTCAGAATAGTTGCATATGATTTAAATGGAGAGACCATTTACTCTCAGAATCCTTTAATGCTAACAATACCTGATACTACACCACAGCAAGATGAATTACTTGATCAGGGTATCATATATAAAGAAGATATTACTTCTTATGAAGAAGAGTTGAATGATAATGGAGAAAACAATGCTCACATTAGTGCAGTTAATGATGCAGCAGAAGAGGAAATTACTCAGCAAGGATTCATAACATTTGAGGATTATGCTCTATTACAAGAAGAATTAGCACCGCAAATGGTACAAACATCATCAACCACATCTACGTCTGATGGGGAAGATATTTATTTCACAGATGGAAGTGTCATATCAGAGGAAGAAGCACTGGAAATAGAAGCCATGGCTCTGGAATACTATAACTACTTCAAAACAAATAATATAGATCCAACTACTGAATCAGTTGATACTGCTGTAACAACTCAAGCTGTAACAACAACCCAAGCATTAACTGTTTTGAAAAATATGGGATTAAACTATACCTCAAAGCAACTTGCTACAAGGTTAGCTACATTAGGAATTCTTGCCGGATTAGATGGACCACTTCCTATTGGAGATTTTATTGCTTTAGTAGCAGGTGTAACTATAGTAAGTGTTGATGCTTACAACTATCATAAGAATAGGACAGCAATTAAAAATAATATTGGAACTAAAGAAGGAAGAAGATTTTCAAGTGCAGCTGCACGTGCAATTGAATATACCTACTACACTAGACATCATGTGAGAAATGGTTATAGACATTTCGTAGCCATCCCAAGATCCAGTGATGGTGGAGGTATATACGTAGGTAGCCCTTTAACAGTTAAACAAGCGAATTTACGAGCTTTATGGGGCCAGGATACTTTTAGCGTTCACAATAATTATGCAAGAAATGTTGCTTATGCACCTTTCGGTAGAGGTTTATGGGAGAATGCACATACTAGTAACGGAAGATACCCAAATAATTTACCTCATTGGCATGCGTTAAAAATAAATCAATATGGCCAATGGGTACGACATAAGGGGCATCATTTTTATGCTAATTTAATTGATACTAGTTGGTATAACTGGTAG
- a CDS encoding GAF domain-containing protein codes for MGGVFLDPLSLEKLYEGVTKGLKEVTWFPESLAILVILFILVVGTIVTFKVARGGQELSLFGGAINLKPNLDVLKLKEQFETLNEYDRLKSNVLKLLNQTYLTLPSLECYKSNVVKLERNLNLFYDFFLPGIISTITKERDNQHRIAIFIKDSSTLKILRGNGYSLEGLKRLSLNVHNSKAGHAFINNIAYFNNNLTADPSYVRNPKATKEYKSLLCVPIVYNEDVIGILNIDGLKENSFDKDDADYITYFANALAPILKLQLEHTEITIFEEEELHVR; via the coding sequence ATTGGAGGCGTTTTTTTGGATCCATTAAGTCTTGAAAAACTTTATGAAGGTGTTACAAAAGGATTAAAAGAAGTTACATGGTTCCCGGAAAGTTTGGCAATTTTAGTAATACTCTTCATATTAGTAGTAGGAACTATTGTTACATTTAAAGTAGCTAGAGGCGGACAAGAATTAAGTTTATTTGGCGGAGCTATCAACTTAAAGCCAAATCTAGATGTATTAAAATTAAAAGAGCAATTTGAAACATTGAATGAGTATGATCGATTAAAGTCAAATGTTTTAAAGCTTCTAAACCAAACATACTTGACCCTTCCTAGTTTAGAATGTTATAAAAGTAATGTCGTAAAATTAGAAAGAAATTTAAATTTATTTTATGATTTTTTTCTTCCAGGAATAATTAGTACTATAACAAAAGAAAGAGATAATCAGCATCGAATTGCAATTTTTATTAAAGATAGTTCTACATTAAAAATCCTTAGAGGCAATGGTTATTCTCTAGAAGGATTAAAAAGGCTTAGTTTGAATGTTCACAATAGTAAAGCCGGGCATGCATTCATAAATAATATTGCTTATTTTAATAATAATCTTACAGCTGATCCATCTTATGTTAGGAATCCTAAAGCTACAAAGGAATATAAGTCGCTTTTATGCGTACCTATAGTGTATAATGAAGATGTAATTGGAATCCTTAATATTGATGGCCTGAAGGAAAATTCATTCGATAAGGATGACGCTGATTATATAACTTATTTTGCTAATGCACTTGCACCAATTTTAAAACTACAGCTGGAACATACTGAGATTACGATTTTTGAGGAGGAGGAATTACATGTACGTTGA
- a CDS encoding YgiT-type zinc finger protein, with protein MINMGAVAEMVKCSCGGIIEEKTEAIRWNENGYTYQILNVPVLQCSNCNEELYPSDIQISISWIADEMRKNKLPLITTFKNIL; from the coding sequence ATGATAAATATGGGAGCTGTTGCAGAAATGGTTAAGTGTAGTTGTGGTGGAATAATTGAAGAAAAAACCGAAGCAATTAGATGGAATGAAAATGGATATACTTATCAAATTCTCAATGTCCCAGTCCTTCAGTGTTCTAATTGTAATGAAGAATTGTATCCTTCTGACATTCAAATTAGTATATCTTGGATTGCAGACGAAATGAGAAAGAATAAACTGCCATTAATTACAACTTTTAAAAATATACTATAG